A single window of Bos javanicus breed banteng chromosome 19, ARS-OSU_banteng_1.0, whole genome shotgun sequence DNA harbors:
- the SGSH gene encoding N-sulphoglucosamine sulphohydrolase isoform X2 translates to MKWVGMKWVGEGSPWEAPPLSDPTLPPDSAAHHRSRPVPGRLAQPGPGPRTRRRPPLTHRTPQLRVSGCLRSSGFPVVSAASLQKPEREGERERERGRVLGGPGVHVTEGGAGRLWCSHDRGAGSRGGGRAGAATMRSSGQGCWVLLISVGLCCVHRARPRNVLLILADDGGFESGAYNNSAISTPHLDALARRSLVFRNAFTSVSSCSPSRASLLTGLPQHQNGMYGLHQDVHHFNSFDRVQSLPLLLGRAGIHTGIIGKKHVGPEMVYPFDFAYTEENGSVLQVGRNITRIKLLVRKFLQTRGDRPFFLYVAFHDPHRCGHSQPQYGAFCEKFGNGESGMGRIPDWTPQTYNPKDVQVPYFVPDTPAARADLAAQYTTIGRMDQGIGLVLQELRGAGVLNDTLVIFTSDNGIPFPSGRTNLYWPGTAEPMMVSSPEHPKRWGQVSEAYVSLLGGWT, encoded by the exons ATGAAGTGGGTGGGGATGaagtgggtgggagaggggtCCCCGTGGGAGGCGCCCCCACTCTCGGACCCCACGTTGCCCCCCGATTCGGCCGCCCACCACCGATCCCGACCGGTACCCGGGCGGCTCGCTCAACCCGGTCCCGGTCCCAGGACCCGCCGCCGTCCGCCGCTCACTCACCGGACGCCACAGCTCCGGGTCTCCGGTTGTCTCCGCAGCTCCGGGTTTCCCGTCGTCTCCGCAGCGAGTCTGCAGAAAccggagagggagggggagcggGAGCGGGAGCGGGGGCGGGTCCTGGGCGGGCCTGGTGTACACGTGACcgagggtggggcggggcggctCTGGTGCTCACATGACCGCGGGGCGGGGAGCCGGGGCGGGGGCCGGGCTGGAGCCGCCACCATGCGAAGCTCTGGGCAGGGCTGCTGGGTGCTGCTGATCTCCGTGGGTCTCTGTTGTGTGCACCGGGCGCGCCCCCGGAACGTGCTGCTGATCCTCG CGGACGACGGAGGCTTTGAGAGTGGCGCCTACAACAACAGCGCCATCTCTACCCCTCACCTGGACGCCTTGGCCCGCCGGAGTCTTGTCTTCCGCAATGCCTTCACCTCTGTCAGCAGCTGCTCACCCAGCCGCGCCAGCCTCCTCACTGGCCTGCCCCAG CATCAGAATGGAATGTACGGCCTGCACCAGGATGTCCACCACTTCAACTCCTTCGACCGAGTGCAGAGCCTGCCACTGCTGCTGGGCCGAGCTGGCATTCACACAG GCATCATTGGGAAGAAGCACGTGGGGCCGGAGATGGTGTATCCATTTGACTTTGCATACACGGAGGAGAATGGCTCTGTCCTCCAGGTCGGGCGGAACATCACTAGAATTAAACTGCTGGTCCGGAAATTCCTGCAGACGCGGGGTGACAG GCCTTTTTTCCTCTATGTTGCCTTCCATGACCCCCACCGCTGCGGGCACTCCCAGCCACAGTATGGGGCGTTCTGTGAGAAGTTTGGCAATGGGGAGAGTGGCATGGGGCGGATTCCAGACTGGACCCCCCAGACCTACAACCCGAAGGATGTGCAG GTGCCTTACTTCGTCCCTGACACCCCAGCCGCCCGAGCTGACCTGGCCGCTCAGTACACCACCATTGGCCGGATGGACCAAG GGATTGGACTCGTGCTCCAGGAGCTGCGTGGAGCAGGTGTCCTGAATGACACCCTGGTCATCTTCACGTCCGACAATGGGATCCCCTTCCCCAGTGGCAGGACCAACCTGTACTGGCCAGGCACTGCAGAGCCCATGATGGTATCGTCTCCAGAGCATCCAAAACGCTGGGGCCAGGTCAGTGAGGCCTACGTGAGCCTCTTAG GGGGCTGGACCTAG
- the SGSH gene encoding N-sulphoglucosamine sulphohydrolase isoform X1, with protein MKWVGMKWVGEGSPWEAPPLSDPTLPPDSAAHHRSRPVPGRLAQPGPGPRTRRRPPLTHRTPQLRVSGCLRSSGFPVVSAASLQKPEREGERERERGRVLGGPGVHVTEGGAGRLWCSHDRGAGSRGGGRAGAATMRSSGQGCWVLLISVGLCCVHRARPRNVLLILADDGGFESGAYNNSAISTPHLDALARRSLVFRNAFTSVSSCSPSRASLLTGLPQHQNGMYGLHQDVHHFNSFDRVQSLPLLLGRAGIHTGIIGKKHVGPEMVYPFDFAYTEENGSVLQVGRNITRIKLLVRKFLQTRGDRPFFLYVAFHDPHRCGHSQPQYGAFCEKFGNGESGMGRIPDWTPQTYNPKDVQVPYFVPDTPAARADLAAQYTTIGRMDQGIGLVLQELRGAGVLNDTLVIFTSDNGIPFPSGRTNLYWPGTAEPMMVSSPEHPKRWGQVSEAYVSLLDLTPTILDWFSIPYPSYAIFGTKTVQLTGRSLLPVLEAEPLWTTVFGSQSYHEVTMSYPMRSVHHQNFHLVHNLHFKMPFPIDQDFYISPTFQDLLNRTTAGQPTGWYKDLHQYYYRERWELYDRNQDPHETHNLAADPRYTQVLELLQTQLVKWQWETHDPWVCAPDGVLEEKLAPQCRPLHNEL; from the exons ATGAAGTGGGTGGGGATGaagtgggtgggagaggggtCCCCGTGGGAGGCGCCCCCACTCTCGGACCCCACGTTGCCCCCCGATTCGGCCGCCCACCACCGATCCCGACCGGTACCCGGGCGGCTCGCTCAACCCGGTCCCGGTCCCAGGACCCGCCGCCGTCCGCCGCTCACTCACCGGACGCCACAGCTCCGGGTCTCCGGTTGTCTCCGCAGCTCCGGGTTTCCCGTCGTCTCCGCAGCGAGTCTGCAGAAAccggagagggagggggagcggGAGCGGGAGCGGGGGCGGGTCCTGGGCGGGCCTGGTGTACACGTGACcgagggtggggcggggcggctCTGGTGCTCACATGACCGCGGGGCGGGGAGCCGGGGCGGGGGCCGGGCTGGAGCCGCCACCATGCGAAGCTCTGGGCAGGGCTGCTGGGTGCTGCTGATCTCCGTGGGTCTCTGTTGTGTGCACCGGGCGCGCCCCCGGAACGTGCTGCTGATCCTCG CGGACGACGGAGGCTTTGAGAGTGGCGCCTACAACAACAGCGCCATCTCTACCCCTCACCTGGACGCCTTGGCCCGCCGGAGTCTTGTCTTCCGCAATGCCTTCACCTCTGTCAGCAGCTGCTCACCCAGCCGCGCCAGCCTCCTCACTGGCCTGCCCCAG CATCAGAATGGAATGTACGGCCTGCACCAGGATGTCCACCACTTCAACTCCTTCGACCGAGTGCAGAGCCTGCCACTGCTGCTGGGCCGAGCTGGCATTCACACAG GCATCATTGGGAAGAAGCACGTGGGGCCGGAGATGGTGTATCCATTTGACTTTGCATACACGGAGGAGAATGGCTCTGTCCTCCAGGTCGGGCGGAACATCACTAGAATTAAACTGCTGGTCCGGAAATTCCTGCAGACGCGGGGTGACAG GCCTTTTTTCCTCTATGTTGCCTTCCATGACCCCCACCGCTGCGGGCACTCCCAGCCACAGTATGGGGCGTTCTGTGAGAAGTTTGGCAATGGGGAGAGTGGCATGGGGCGGATTCCAGACTGGACCCCCCAGACCTACAACCCGAAGGATGTGCAG GTGCCTTACTTCGTCCCTGACACCCCAGCCGCCCGAGCTGACCTGGCCGCTCAGTACACCACCATTGGCCGGATGGACCAAG GGATTGGACTCGTGCTCCAGGAGCTGCGTGGAGCAGGTGTCCTGAATGACACCCTGGTCATCTTCACGTCCGACAATGGGATCCCCTTCCCCAGTGGCAGGACCAACCTGTACTGGCCAGGCACTGCAGAGCCCATGATGGTATCGTCTCCAGAGCATCCAAAACGCTGGGGCCAGGTCAGTGAGGCCTACGTGAGCCTCTTAG ATCTCACGCCCACCATCTTGGATTGGTTCTCCATCCCCTACCCTAGCTATGCCATCTTTGGCACAAAGACCGTCCAGCTCACTGGGCGGTCCCTCCTCCCAGTGCTGGAGGCAGAACCCCTCTGGACCACAGTCTTCGGCAGCCAGAGCTACCATGAGGTCACCATGTCCTACCCCATGCGCTCCGTGCACCACCAGAACTTCCACCTGGTGCACAACCTCCACTTCAAGATGCCCTTCCCCATCGACCAGGACTTCTACATCTCGCCGACCTTTCAGGACCTGCTGAATCGCACCACAGCTGGCCAGCCCACGGGCTGGTATAAGGACCTGCATCAGTACTACTACCGGGAGCGCTGGGAGCTCTATGACAGGAACCAGGACCCCCACGAGACCCACAACCTGGCTGCCGACCCCCGCTACACCCAGGTTCTGGAACTGCTTCAGACCCAGCTGGTCAAGTGGCAGTGGGAGACCCATGACCCTTGGGTGTGTGCTCCAGATGGGGTGCTGGAGGAGAAACTGGCTCCCCAGTGCCGGCCGCTCCACAACGAACTGTGA
- the SLC26A11 gene encoding sodium-independent sulfate anion transporter produces MSPPMSPMKPPKGFAPMSCCWSTETMQKWLPFLGWLPDYTWYALKMDFIAGISVGLTVIPQALAYAEVAGLPPQYGLYSAFMGCFVYFFLGTSRDVTLGPTAIMSLLVSFYTFHEPAYAVLLAFLSGCIQLGMGFLRLGLLLDFISCPVIKGFTSAAAIIIGFGQIKNLLGLQHIPRQFFLQVYYTFHNIGETRVGDAVLGLVCMVLLLVLKLMRDHVPPVHPEMPTGVRLSHGLVWTATTARNALVVSFAALVAYSFQVTGYQPFVLTGKTPEGLPDAHIPPFSVTTANGTVSFTEMVQGMGAGLVVVPLMGLLESIAVAKSFASQNNYRINSNQELLALGFTNILGSLFSSYPVTGSFGRTAVNAQSGVCTPAGGLMTGALVLLSLDYLTSLFYYIPKSALAAVIIMAVVPLFDTKIVKTLWRVKRLDLLPLCVTFLLCFWEVQYGILAGTLVSVLILLHSVARPKIQVSEGPMLVLQPASGLHFPAIETLREALLSRALETSPPRSVALDCTHICSIDYTVVLGLGELLEDFHKRGATLALIGLQVPVLRVLLSADLKGVLYFCTLEEAEKYLKQEPGTQPYNGSEDSVPEHKIALLKA; encoded by the exons ATGTCGCCTCCTATGTCTCCTATGAAGCCACCCAAGGGCTTTGCCCCTATGTCCTGCTGCTGGTCCACTGAGACCATGCAGAAGTGGCTGCCTTTCCTGGGCTGGCTGCCTGACTACACCTGGTACGCCCTGAAGATGGACTTCATTGCTGGGATCTCAGTCGGGCTCACAGTCATTCCCCAGGCGCTGGCCTACGCCGAGGTGGCTGGACTGCCTCCCCAG TACGGCCTCTACTCTGCCTTCATGGGGTGCTTCGTATATTTCTTTCTGGGTACCTCCCGAGATGTGACTCTGGGCCCCACGGCCATCATGTCCCTCCTGGTCTCCTTCTACACCTTCCACGAGCCTGCGTATGCTGTGCTGCTGGCCTTTCTGTCCGGCTGCATCCAGTTAGGCATGGGGTTCCTGCGCTTAG GGCTCCTGCTGGACTTCATCTCCTGTCCCGTCATTAAAGGTTTCACCTCGGCTGCTGCCATCATCATCGGCTTCGGGCAGATCAAG AACCTGCTGGGACTGCAGCACATCCCCAGGCAGTTTTTCCTGCAAGTGTATTACACTTTCCACAACATCGGAGAGACCAG GGTGGGCGATGCAGTGCTGGGGCTGGTCTgcatggtgctgctgctggtgctgaagctgatgcGGGACCACGTGCCTCCTGTCCATCCTGAGATGCCCACCGGAGTGCGGCTCAGCCATGGGCTGGTTTGGACTGCCACCACAG CTCGCAACGCCCTGgtggtctcctttgctgccttggTCGCATACTCCTTCCAGGTGACCGGATACCAGCCTTTTGTTCTAACTGGGAAGACACCTGAGGGACTCCCCGATGCCCACATCCCCCCTTTCTCAGTGACCACTGCCAATGGGACAGTCTCCTTCACCGAGATGGTACAG ggAATGGGGGCCGGGCTGGTCGTGGTACCCCTGATGGGTCTCCTGGAGAGCATCGCAGTGGCCAAATCCTTTG CGTCTCAAAATAATTACCGAATTAACTCCAACCAGGAGCTGCTGGCCCTCG GCTTCACCAACATTCTgggctccctcttctcctcctacccggTTACAGGCAGCTTTGGACG GACGGCTGTGAATGCCCAGTCGGGAGTGTGCACCCCAGCGGGGGGCCTGATGACGG GAGCCCTGGTGCTGCTGTCGCTGGACTACCTGACCTCGCTCTTCTACTATATCCCCAAGTCTGCCCTGGCTGCCGTCATCATCATGGCTGTGGTCCCCCTGTTCGACACCAAGATCGTGAAGACGCTCTGGCGAGTGAAGA GGCTGGACCTGTTGCCCCTCTGCGTGACGTTCCTGCTCTGCTTCTGGGAAGTCCAGTATGGCATCCTGGCAGGCACCCTGGTTTCTGTGCTGATTCTCCTGCACTCCGTGGCCAGACCCAAAATACAG GTGTCAGAGGGTCCAATGCTAGTCCTGCAGCCGGCGAGTGGCCTGCACTTCCCTGCAATCGAGACCCTCCGAGAGGCATTGCTGAGCCGGGCTCTGGAAA CATCCCCGCCGCGCTCCGTGGCCCTGGACTGCACCCACATCTGCAGCATCGACTACACGGTGGTGCTGGGGCTTGGGGAGCTCCTGGAGGACTTCCACAAGCGGGGTGCCACCCTTGCCCTCATTGGCCTGCAG GTCCCTGTCCTCCGTGTCCTGCTGTCTGCTGACCTGAAGGGAGTCCTGTACTTCTGCACCCTGGAAGAAGCAG AGAAATACCTGAAGCAAGAACCAGGGACCCAGCCCTACAATGGCAGCGAAGACTCTGTTCCGGAACACAAGATTGCCCTGCTGAAGGCCTGA